From Segatella copri, the proteins below share one genomic window:
- a CDS encoding TolC family protein → MNASLKNMAVALFIMSAPIAVQAKQWSLQDCISYALANNIQLQKTQLTKASAQEDYLQSKSALLPSLSASTNQSVSYTPWVSNGISGEGFSKASIDKVYYNGSYSVMGNYTIWNGNKNRNQVKLNKLAKEAAQLDSTAQALNLQEQIAQLYVQILYSTEAISVNKESYQSSVQNEERGKEMVKIGKMSQADLAQLTAQRAQDEFNIVQAESNVKNYKRQLKELLQITSEEAFDIAIPSTTDQMALASIPGMNSVYTAALQNRPEFLSYQNKLDQNDLNIKIAKAGKLPTISANAGATTSTTSMNKNGWGSQMKTNFSMGGGIGVSIPLFDNRQTKTSVNKALIQRESILLDIKNEQTKLYSTIENYWLQANTNQSQFKAAKVSSESAQTSYDLLSEQFKLGLKNIVELRTGKDNLLKAKQNELQAKYLTILNINMLKFYQNGRI, encoded by the coding sequence ATGAACGCAAGTTTAAAAAACATGGCGGTAGCGCTGTTCATCATGTCGGCTCCTATCGCTGTACAAGCTAAGCAATGGTCACTGCAGGATTGTATCAGTTACGCACTGGCTAACAACATTCAACTGCAGAAGACTCAACTCACAAAAGCTTCAGCTCAGGAGGACTATCTGCAATCAAAGTCAGCGCTTCTGCCATCGCTTTCTGCCAGCACCAATCAAAGTGTAAGCTATACGCCTTGGGTTTCTAATGGAATCAGCGGAGAAGGTTTCAGCAAAGCTTCCATCGACAAGGTATATTACAATGGCAGCTATAGCGTGATGGGCAATTACACGATTTGGAACGGAAACAAAAACAGAAATCAGGTGAAACTGAACAAGCTGGCAAAGGAAGCGGCACAACTCGATTCGACAGCACAAGCCCTCAACCTGCAAGAACAGATAGCTCAACTTTACGTACAGATACTCTACTCTACAGAGGCTATCAGCGTAAACAAAGAAAGTTATCAGTCGAGTGTTCAAAACGAAGAGCGTGGTAAGGAAATGGTAAAAATTGGCAAGATGAGCCAAGCAGACTTAGCACAACTTACAGCACAGAGAGCACAAGATGAGTTTAACATCGTGCAGGCTGAAAGTAACGTTAAAAACTATAAACGACAGTTGAAGGAACTCCTGCAGATTACCAGTGAAGAAGCTTTCGACATCGCTATTCCAAGCACAACTGACCAGATGGCTCTGGCCTCTATCCCAGGAATGAACAGTGTCTATACAGCTGCGCTTCAGAATCGCCCTGAGTTTTTGAGCTATCAAAACAAACTCGACCAGAACGATCTGAACATCAAGATTGCAAAGGCAGGAAAGTTGCCAACCATCAGCGCAAATGCAGGAGCTACGACCAGCACCACATCCATGAACAAAAACGGTTGGGGCAGTCAGATGAAAACCAACTTCAGCATGGGTGGTGGAATCGGTGTCAGTATTCCTCTCTTTGATAACCGACAGACCAAGACTTCTGTCAATAAAGCACTCATTCAGCGTGAAAGCATCTTGCTCGATATAAAGAATGAGCAAACTAAGCTCTACTCTACTATCGAAAACTATTGGTTGCAGGCTAATACAAACCAAAGCCAGTTTAAGGCTGCCAAGGTGAGCAGCGAGAGTGCCCAAACAAGCTACGATCTGTTAAGTGAGCAGTTTAAACTGGGATTAAAGAACATCGTAGAATTGAGAACTGGCAAAGATAATCTTCTGAAGGCTAAGCAGAACGAACTTCAGGCAAAGTATCTTACCATTCTGAATATCAACATGTTGAAATTCTACCAAAACGGCAGAATCTAA
- a CDS encoding ABC transporter permease, with protein MNYQNLFKIAIRAIAANKMRSFLTALGIIIGIAAVITMLAIGQGSKASIKANIAEMGSNMIMISPGADMRGGVRQDASSMETLKQADYQSIKDECNYISAISPTVNSSGQWIYGNNNTQSSIYGVNQDYLSIRQLKVADGEMFTDTDIKAASKVCILGQTVVDYLFPDGSDPIGKVVRFNSIPFRVIGVLKKKGYNSMGMDQDDLVLAPYTTVMKRIMAQTYLGGIVCSAITEEASQPAQDQITEILRRNHKLKDATDTTEADEDDYNIRSQEEISSMMNSTMSTITILLGSVAGISLLVGGIGIMNIMYVSVTERTREIGLRMSVGARGIDILNQFLIEAILLSVTGGIIGVILGVSLSLSLNSFFHIATQIEPWSIIMSFAVCTFTGVFFGWYPAKKAARLDPIEAIRYE; from the coding sequence ATGAATTATCAGAATCTTTTCAAAATAGCCATCCGCGCCATTGCTGCCAACAAAATGCGCTCTTTCCTTACCGCACTTGGCATCATCATCGGTATTGCTGCGGTTATTACCATGCTTGCCATCGGACAAGGAAGTAAAGCCAGCATCAAGGCAAACATCGCAGAGATGGGATCAAACATGATTATGATTTCACCAGGTGCAGACATGCGTGGCGGTGTGAGACAGGATGCTTCGTCAATGGAGACGCTGAAGCAAGCCGACTATCAGAGCATCAAAGACGAATGTAATTATATCTCAGCTATTTCTCCTACTGTAAACAGTTCCGGACAGTGGATCTACGGAAACAACAACACCCAAAGTTCCATTTATGGTGTAAACCAAGACTATCTTTCCATCCGACAACTGAAAGTGGCAGATGGAGAAATGTTTACTGATACAGACATTAAGGCTGCATCTAAAGTTTGTATTTTGGGACAGACAGTAGTTGACTATCTTTTCCCTGATGGCAGTGATCCTATCGGTAAGGTTGTGCGATTTAACAGCATTCCATTCAGAGTAATCGGTGTCTTGAAGAAGAAAGGTTACAATAGTATGGGTATGGACCAGGATGATTTGGTACTTGCCCCCTATACAACAGTAATGAAGCGAATTATGGCACAAACCTATTTAGGAGGCATCGTCTGCTCAGCTATCACCGAAGAGGCTTCTCAACCTGCCCAAGATCAGATTACAGAAATATTGCGACGCAACCACAAATTGAAAGACGCAACAGATACTACTGAAGCAGATGAAGATGACTACAATATCCGCTCTCAAGAGGAAATTTCAAGCATGATGAATTCTACCATGTCTACAATCACCATCCTGCTCGGATCCGTGGCTGGAATCTCGCTGCTGGTAGGCGGCATCGGAATCATGAACATCATGTATGTATCTGTAACAGAGCGCACCCGCGAAATAGGTCTTCGAATGAGTGTGGGCGCACGAGGTATTGATATTTTGAACCAGTTTCTGATAGAAGCTATCTTACTTTCTGTAACTGGCGGTATTATAGGAGTGATATTGGGAGTTAGTTTATCGCTCAGTCTGAACTCTTTCTTCCATATAGCCACCCAAATAGAGCCTTGGAGCATTATTATGAGTTTTGCAGTCTGTACATTTACTGGCGTTTTCTTTGGATGGTATCCTGCAAAGAAGGCAGCAAGGCTCGACCCTATCGAGGCTATCAGATACGAATAA
- a CDS encoding zinc ribbon domain-containing protein → MKKKWTIQILCMLGILLMFSSCYHRRAHHQMHAAMVEYSNKQLDSISFSTTHHYTNKFNFLVFKDSLELIAQQPEEFLSNLPIDSFAVRKNRLLVVTDIRMVPQDSIDSVWVQLATEDNQFGWTRESRLLPKVVPDDPISEFIMTFSNTHLLIFLVIIIIIAVAYTIRRIFHSNGKLVHFNDIDSPYPTALVLIVSISATFYATIQLFLPEVWRHFYFHPTLNPFAVPPILGFFLATVWAILIVGLACVDEVKHRLPAGDAVLYLGGLVGVCAIDYIIFSVTTLYYIGYLLLVAYIWFAIRVYLFPHK, encoded by the coding sequence ATGAAAAAGAAATGGACGATACAGATTCTTTGTATGCTGGGCATCCTCTTGATGTTTAGCAGTTGTTATCATCGCCGTGCTCATCACCAGATGCATGCAGCTATGGTAGAGTACAGCAATAAACAACTCGATTCCATTTCGTTTTCTACTACCCATCATTATACTAACAAATTCAATTTTCTGGTATTCAAGGATTCCCTGGAATTGATTGCACAACAGCCTGAAGAGTTTTTGAGCAATTTGCCTATCGACTCCTTCGCCGTCCGAAAGAACCGCCTGCTGGTGGTTACGGATATCCGTATGGTTCCTCAGGATTCTATAGATTCAGTTTGGGTGCAGTTGGCTACTGAAGATAATCAGTTTGGCTGGACCCGTGAGTCCCGTCTGCTGCCGAAGGTTGTTCCCGATGATCCTATTTCGGAGTTCATCATGACCTTCAGCAATACTCACTTGCTCATCTTCCTGGTTATCATTATCATCATAGCTGTAGCCTATACCATTCGCAGGATATTCCATAGCAATGGTAAACTGGTTCACTTCAATGATATAGATTCCCCATATCCAACAGCGTTGGTGCTTATTGTTTCGATATCAGCAACCTTCTATGCAACCATTCAGCTGTTTTTGCCAGAAGTATGGCGTCATTTTTATTTTCATCCTACGCTCAATCCTTTTGCCGTACCGCCGATATTGGGCTTCTTCCTGGCTACCGTCTGGGCGATATTGATAGTAGGATTGGCTTGTGTTGATGAGGTGAAACACCGTTTGCCGGCAGGCGATGCAGTTCTGTATCTGGGTGGTTTAGTGGGTGTTTGCGCCATTGATTACATCATTTTCAGTGTCACTACCTTATATTATATAGGTTATTTGCTACTCGTAGCCTATATATGGTTTGCCATACGGGTTTATCTGTTTCCTCATAAATAA
- the metA gene encoding homoserine O-acetyltransferase MetA — MPLRLPDKLPAIELLKHENIFVMDESRAHKQEIRPLKICVLNLMPLKITTETDLVRLLSNTPLQLEVYFMKLKSHTPKNTPIEHMMMFYKDFQELSKQKFDGMIVTGAPIETMAYEEVEYWPEIKEIFDWARTHVTSTLYICWGAQAGLYHFYGVPKYPLEKKMFGIFKQKPLDLSQPIFRGFDDVFNMPHSRHTEVRREDIEKVPGLNIIAESPESGVSIVMARNGREFFVTGHLEYAPNTLDKEYKRDMGKRDDVELPKNYYYHDDPNEEPLVTWRAHANLFYSNWINYYVYQETPYNIDEIS; from the coding sequence ATGCCGTTAAGATTACCAGATAAGCTTCCAGCTATCGAACTGTTGAAGCATGAGAATATATTCGTAATGGACGAAAGTCGTGCGCATAAACAGGAGATTCGTCCGTTGAAAATCTGTGTGCTCAATTTGATGCCCCTCAAGATTACGACCGAGACAGATCTCGTTCGTCTTCTGTCGAATACTCCTCTTCAGTTAGAGGTTTATTTTATGAAGTTGAAAAGTCACACGCCAAAGAATACTCCAATAGAGCACATGATGATGTTCTACAAGGATTTTCAGGAACTTTCCAAACAGAAGTTTGATGGAATGATAGTTACCGGTGCTCCTATCGAAACGATGGCTTATGAGGAGGTAGAATATTGGCCTGAAATCAAAGAGATTTTTGATTGGGCCCGTACCCATGTTACTTCAACACTCTATATCTGCTGGGGTGCCCAGGCTGGTCTTTATCATTTCTATGGTGTTCCTAAGTATCCTTTAGAGAAGAAGATGTTTGGTATTTTTAAGCAGAAGCCTCTCGATTTGTCTCAGCCAATCTTCCGCGGTTTCGATGATGTCTTTAACATGCCTCATAGTCGCCATACGGAGGTAAGACGTGAGGATATTGAAAAAGTGCCAGGACTTAACATCATTGCCGAATCGCCTGAAAGCGGTGTCAGCATTGTGATGGCCAGAAACGGCCGCGAATTCTTTGTGACGGGTCATCTTGAGTATGCGCCAAACACGCTGGATAAGGAATATAAGCGTGATATGGGCAAGCGTGATGATGTAGAACTGCCAAAAAATTATTATTATCATGACGATCCGAACGAAGAACCTCTGGTGACATGGCGTGCTCATGCCAACCTCTTCTATAGTAATTGGATCAACTATTATGTTTATCAGGAGACTCCTTACAATATTGACGAAATCAGTTAA
- a CDS encoding peptidase U32 family protein, with product MQTLELLAPAKNLECGIAAIDHGADAVYIGAPRFGARAAAGNSLEDIRQLCDYAHQFGAKVHVTVNTIIYQDEMLDTLKMIQQLDEIGVDALLLQDMGVLTEVRAQNLWSRELHSSTQCDVRTPEKAYWLTTLGFKRVVLARELSLDEIKAIHQAIPDREIEVFVHGALCVSYSGVCYASEKCFGRSANRGECAQFCRMKFDLLDSNGQEIEHQRYLLSLKDLCQLDHLKDLADAGATSFKIEGRLKDINYVKNVVAAYSSQLDAIVKAEPRKYRRASVGHVQYNFTPNLKKTFNRGFTHYFLNGRQPDIASFDTPKAIGEFVGKVKEIRGNISFNVATVASFKNGDGLCFINDDRELEGFRVNRVEGNRLYPFGMPEHLRPGMALYRNNDRAFEALLARKSAERKIYIVIAMEPVMGNEFREEPQGVKAVVNIMKTIEADGGLIYQVAEVFKELKLEKAKRPQGENIKAQMSKLGDTIYEAYQVELLKGMETYFVPNSILTAIRRELIDELTKANQKQLDKSLWGGWDRTLFNNGFGFSQPGEHRLTKEEFTWQPEYGKWGYLYNIANYDARDFYQIHGLSPVVPAFELGKNIPSAWDAKTQEEYDENIEKDKANRSMQPKYTNEKGESLLMQCRHCIRYSLGYCVKRGGKKPTWREPLFLQLGDGRRFRLEFACNECQMNLYSEK from the coding sequence ATGCAAACATTAGAATTATTGGCGCCGGCCAAGAACTTGGAATGTGGTATTGCTGCCATTGATCATGGTGCAGATGCCGTATATATTGGTGCACCTCGTTTTGGTGCACGAGCAGCAGCAGGCAATTCGCTGGAAGATATCAGACAGTTGTGTGATTATGCTCATCAGTTTGGAGCAAAGGTTCATGTTACAGTGAATACTATCATCTATCAGGATGAGATGTTGGATACGCTTAAGATGATCCAGCAACTTGATGAGATTGGTGTTGATGCACTTTTGCTGCAGGATATGGGTGTGCTTACTGAGGTGAGAGCGCAGAATTTGTGGAGTAGAGAATTGCATTCCAGTACCCAGTGTGATGTAAGAACTCCAGAAAAGGCGTATTGGCTTACCACGTTAGGTTTCAAACGGGTTGTTCTGGCTCGTGAGCTTTCGCTCGATGAAATCAAGGCGATACATCAGGCGATTCCTGATAGAGAAATAGAGGTCTTTGTACATGGAGCGCTCTGCGTAAGCTATTCGGGTGTATGTTATGCTTCTGAGAAGTGTTTCGGGCGTTCTGCCAATCGTGGAGAATGTGCACAGTTCTGTCGTATGAAGTTTGATCTGCTTGATTCCAATGGTCAGGAGATTGAACATCAGCGTTATCTGTTGTCGCTCAAGGATCTTTGTCAGCTTGATCATCTTAAGGATCTTGCTGATGCTGGAGCTACTTCGTTCAAGATAGAAGGAAGATTAAAAGATATCAACTACGTCAAGAATGTGGTGGCTGCCTATAGCAGTCAACTCGATGCAATCGTAAAAGCTGAACCGCGTAAGTATCGCCGTGCATCGGTGGGACATGTTCAATATAATTTTACACCTAATCTGAAGAAGACTTTCAATCGTGGCTTTACCCATTATTTCCTGAATGGGCGACAGCCGGATATTGCTTCTTTCGATACACCGAAAGCTATCGGCGAGTTTGTGGGTAAGGTTAAGGAGATACGTGGCAATATTTCTTTCAACGTAGCCACAGTAGCCAGCTTTAAAAATGGCGATGGACTGTGTTTTATCAATGATGACCGTGAGTTGGAAGGCTTTCGTGTGAACAGAGTAGAGGGCAATCGCCTCTATCCGTTTGGAATGCCTGAACATTTGCGTCCGGGCATGGCTCTTTATCGTAATAACGATCGGGCTTTCGAGGCTTTGCTGGCTCGTAAGTCTGCTGAACGTAAAATCTATATTGTCATAGCAATGGAGCCTGTGATGGGTAATGAGTTCAGGGAAGAGCCGCAGGGGGTAAAGGCTGTTGTCAACATCATGAAGACGATAGAGGCTGATGGAGGCTTGATTTATCAGGTGGCTGAGGTGTTTAAAGAATTGAAGCTCGAAAAGGCGAAACGCCCACAGGGCGAAAATATAAAGGCCCAGATGAGCAAACTGGGCGATACGATTTACGAAGCTTACCAGGTAGAACTTCTGAAGGGAATGGAGACATACTTTGTTCCGAACAGTATTCTCACTGCTATCCGGCGTGAATTGATAGATGAACTTACCAAGGCAAATCAGAAACAGCTTGATAAGTCGTTGTGGGGTGGATGGGATAGAACCTTGTTCAACAATGGTTTTGGATTCAGTCAGCCCGGTGAACACCGACTTACGAAAGAGGAATTTACTTGGCAGCCGGAATACGGAAAATGGGGATATCTCTATAATATAGCTAACTATGATGCAAGAGATTTTTATCAGATTCATGGTCTGTCGCCAGTAGTTCCGGCATTTGAGTTGGGTAAGAATATTCCTTCTGCATGGGATGCTAAGACCCAGGAAGAATATGATGAGAATATAGAAAAAGACAAGGCAAACCGAAGTATGCAACCTAAGTATACCAACGAAAAGGGAGAATCGCTCCTGATGCAGTGCCGTCATTGTATCCGCTATTCGTTGGGCTACTGTGTGAAGCGTGGAGGCAAGAAACCAACCTGGAGAGAGCCTCTCTTCCTGCAGTTGGGTGATGGTCGCCGCTTCCGTCTGGAGTTTGCGTGCAATGAATGTCAGATGAACTTATATAGTGAGAAATAA
- a CDS encoding efflux RND transporter periplasmic adaptor subunit, translated as MKKLRISKIWIAMIVVIIVAVAAWLFSGSKNEEQIDFKQEAVTTQTLQNSVTATGTIEAVTSVTVGTQVSGIVNKLYVDYNSQVKKGEVIAELDKTNLMSELNTAKANLASAQSSLNYQSANMSRYQTLYKKGLVSADDYENALLTYRQAKEQVASAKENVQKAQTNLSYATITSPIDGTVISKSVEEGQTVAASFNTPELFTIAKDLTNMQVIANVDEADIGGVKEGDRVNFTVDAYPDDVFQGTVKQVRLEATTTNNVVTYEVVISAPNADLKLKPGLTANVTIFTQERAGILAVANKALRFTPTKETVGKNIKIVDCKGKNKVWTLANNTLTAHSVTIGQSDGIHTEIIKGLKKGQKIVTEIIVNTPEENEEPQQSQGLISGPGPRGKKK; from the coding sequence ATGAAAAAACTTAGAATCAGCAAAATCTGGATTGCCATGATTGTGGTAATCATCGTAGCTGTGGCAGCATGGCTGTTCTCTGGAAGTAAAAACGAAGAGCAAATAGACTTCAAGCAGGAAGCTGTAACCACACAAACATTGCAGAATAGTGTAACTGCAACCGGTACTATTGAAGCAGTAACTTCTGTAACGGTTGGTACACAGGTGAGTGGTATTGTAAACAAACTTTATGTTGATTACAATTCGCAGGTAAAAAAAGGTGAAGTCATAGCTGAGCTCGACAAAACCAACCTGATGAGCGAGTTAAATACTGCCAAAGCTAACCTGGCAAGTGCGCAAAGCAGTTTGAACTATCAGAGTGCAAACATGAGCCGCTACCAGACCCTCTATAAGAAAGGTTTGGTAAGTGCTGACGATTATGAAAATGCGCTTCTCACCTATCGCCAGGCGAAAGAGCAAGTAGCTTCGGCCAAGGAAAATGTACAGAAAGCCCAAACCAACCTGAGCTATGCTACAATTACATCGCCAATAGATGGAACTGTCATATCAAAAAGCGTAGAGGAAGGACAGACCGTAGCAGCAAGCTTCAACACACCAGAGCTCTTTACTATCGCTAAAGATCTGACCAACATGCAGGTGATTGCAAATGTTGACGAGGCAGATATAGGCGGTGTAAAAGAAGGCGACCGCGTTAATTTTACAGTAGATGCTTATCCTGACGATGTATTCCAGGGAACAGTAAAACAGGTTCGTCTGGAAGCTACTACAACAAACAATGTAGTCACTTACGAGGTTGTCATCTCTGCACCCAACGCAGATCTCAAGTTAAAACCAGGACTGACTGCAAATGTTACCATCTTTACACAAGAACGAGCTGGTATTCTTGCCGTTGCCAACAAAGCACTCCGCTTTACTCCAACCAAGGAAACAGTGGGAAAGAATATCAAGATTGTTGACTGCAAAGGAAAAAACAAAGTTTGGACTCTTGCTAACAATACCCTTACAGCTCATTCTGTAACCATCGGTCAGAGCGACGGTATACATACTGAAATTATCAAGGGTTTGAAGAAGGGACAGAAGATTGTAACTGAAATCATAGTTAATACCCCTGAAGAGAATGAGGAGCCTCAACAAAGTCAAGGTTTGATTAGCGGTCCTGGACCTAGAGGAAAGAAAAAATAA
- a CDS encoding ABC transporter ATP-binding protein produces MANDNIQANSEKKVVIELDNVRRDFLVGEETVHALKGVSFKIYEGEFVTIMGKSGSGKSTLLNQLGCLDTPSSGEYYLDGVSVRKMSRNDRAILRNRKIGFIFQNYNLLPKTTSVENVELPLMYNPSVSAEERKQRAIESLKAVGLGERLYHKSNQMSGGQMQRVAIARALVNNPAVILADEATGNLDTRTSFEILVLFQKLYAEGRTIIFVTHNPDIANYSSRNIELRDGHIISDTYNEHILSAAEGLAALPANTDE; encoded by the coding sequence ATGGCAAACGACAATATTCAAGCAAACAGCGAAAAGAAAGTTGTGATAGAACTCGACAATGTTCGTCGCGACTTTCTTGTGGGTGAGGAAACTGTCCACGCCCTAAAAGGTGTAAGCTTTAAAATATACGAAGGTGAGTTTGTTACCATCATGGGTAAATCAGGATCAGGTAAATCTACCCTGCTGAACCAGCTAGGTTGTCTCGATACCCCATCCAGTGGCGAATACTATCTGGATGGAGTAAGCGTACGAAAGATGTCACGTAATGATCGCGCCATTCTTAGAAACCGAAAGATTGGATTCATCTTCCAGAACTACAATCTTCTACCGAAGACTACAAGTGTAGAAAATGTAGAACTTCCACTGATGTACAACCCGAGCGTAAGCGCAGAAGAACGAAAGCAACGTGCTATCGAATCGCTGAAAGCTGTTGGTTTAGGAGAACGGCTCTATCATAAGAGTAATCAGATGTCTGGAGGACAGATGCAGCGTGTAGCCATAGCCCGTGCGTTGGTCAACAACCCCGCTGTGATACTTGCTGATGAAGCAACGGGTAATCTCGACACCAGAACCAGTTTCGAGATTCTGGTACTCTTCCAAAAACTTTATGCTGAAGGAAGAACCATCATCTTCGTTACCCACAACCCAGACATTGCAAATTATTCGAGTCGTAATATCGAACTGCGTGATGGTCACATCATCAGCGACACCTATAACGAACATATTCTCTCGGCAGCCGAAGGTCTGGCAGCCTTGCCGGCCAACACGGACGAATAA
- a CDS encoding TonB-dependent receptor, which translates to MKRIVFYSKKSVCIGLAAVALQASAADNERATCSDLSLGTSEKFTEANGLLADSSRVYDIDEVVVVSQPKENFRLRQQPLSSTSFGSYQMQRLGSRDLRELSCYVPNFVMPNYGSRFTNAMYVRGIGSRINSPAVGIYLDGIPVLSKAAFNLHHYQTSRIDILRGPQGTLYGQNSEGGLVRIYSRDAYDSRGTYVNLGLGSHFYRNVEAAHYMKLSPRIGLGVAAFYDGQKGFFHRAGTSDYADNYDEAGGKFNLKFRFERGWSMDLLANYQFVYQHAFPYGQLDLNSGKASLPNTTFPGLYRRNMLLSGVNLRHEGAKWDFASTTSYQFLDDNMKMDQDYLPGDYLSLQQDQLQNSITQEFTFKSRQPFFGFWHLTQGAFFSHVWLKTNGPVKFGSELTKPISNVIQQQMYSAIHSLMVKQMMSKGMLEAAANAMATVAIEKAGGISMAASMGAPGLFHTPQSNLGLYHESTFDLSSRLKATLGLRYDFMHTSIHYDTYAYMAMTANVMGKEATYTLRSMLDRKTSDDYNQLLPKFGLSYKLDEQGSNVYATVSKGYRAGGYNIQMFSDILQTELNANRQHAMRGNYDVPHTDEDYDRVNQTIAFKPETSWNYEVGTHLNLFDHRLHFDLSAFYMQVRNQQLSVMAGTYGFGRMMVNAGKSHSCGIEAALKGQAFDGAFDWGVNYGFTRAVFDEYTDGEGDKAVNYKDKKVPYVPQHTIAAMADYHLGQFTFGLNMNAQGKTYWDNANTYSQKMYFVMGAHCDIDFSKMSISIWGKNLTDTNYNTFAVDNAATGKKLYFAQRGNPFQCGVDLKFHF; encoded by the coding sequence ATGAAAAGAATAGTATTTTATAGTAAAAAGAGCGTATGCATAGGTTTGGCAGCGGTAGCATTGCAGGCTAGTGCTGCGGATAACGAAAGGGCTACTTGCTCTGACTTGTCATTGGGTACGAGTGAAAAGTTTACAGAAGCTAACGGCTTGCTGGCTGATAGCAGCCGAGTTTATGACATTGATGAAGTTGTGGTTGTTTCGCAGCCTAAGGAGAATTTCCGTCTTCGTCAACAGCCTCTCAGCAGCACTTCCTTCGGTTCTTATCAGATGCAGCGACTGGGTTCTCGCGATTTGCGTGAACTTTCCTGCTATGTTCCTAATTTTGTAATGCCCAACTATGGCTCGCGTTTTACCAATGCCATGTATGTGCGCGGCATTGGAAGTCGTATCAACAGTCCGGCTGTAGGAATTTATCTTGACGGAATTCCAGTGTTGAGCAAGGCAGCTTTCAATCTTCACCATTATCAGACTAGTCGTATAGATATTCTCCGAGGTCCACAGGGAACACTCTATGGTCAGAACTCTGAAGGTGGTTTGGTGCGCATCTATTCCCGCGATGCTTATGATAGCAGGGGCACCTACGTTAATCTGGGATTGGGTTCTCATTTCTACCGTAATGTAGAAGCGGCTCATTATATGAAGCTTTCACCTCGTATCGGATTAGGGGTAGCTGCTTTTTATGATGGACAGAAGGGATTCTTCCATCGTGCAGGAACCAGCGATTATGCCGACAATTATGATGAGGCTGGCGGTAAGTTCAATCTTAAGTTCCGTTTTGAAAGAGGATGGAGCATGGATTTGCTGGCCAATTACCAATTTGTCTATCAGCATGCATTTCCTTATGGTCAACTTGATTTGAACAGTGGTAAGGCTTCATTGCCAAATACTACGTTCCCGGGGCTTTATCGCCGCAACATGCTGCTTTCGGGTGTCAATCTTCGTCATGAAGGAGCGAAATGGGATTTTGCTTCTACTACCAGCTATCAGTTCCTGGATGACAATATGAAGATGGATCAGGATTATCTTCCTGGAGATTATTTGAGCTTGCAGCAAGACCAGTTGCAGAATTCTATCACTCAGGAGTTCACATTTAAGAGCCGTCAGCCTTTCTTCGGCTTCTGGCATCTTACACAGGGTGCATTCTTCTCCCATGTGTGGTTGAAGACAAATGGTCCTGTAAAATTCGGTTCAGAATTGACGAAGCCTATCAGTAACGTTATCCAGCAGCAGATGTATTCCGCCATCCATTCTTTGATGGTGAAGCAGATGATGAGTAAGGGAATGCTAGAAGCTGCGGCTAATGCGATGGCTACGGTCGCGATAGAGAAGGCGGGCGGCATCAGCATGGCGGCGAGCATGGGAGCTCCGGGTTTGTTCCATACTCCTCAGAGTAATTTGGGTCTCTATCACGAGAGTACGTTTGATCTTTCTTCCCGTCTGAAAGCAACGCTTGGCTTGCGTTACGATTTCATGCATACAAGTATTCATTACGATACTTATGCTTATATGGCGATGACAGCTAATGTGATGGGCAAGGAGGCCACTTATACTTTGCGTTCAATGCTCGACCGCAAAACGAGTGATGATTACAACCAGCTCCTGCCAAAATTTGGATTAAGTTACAAGCTTGATGAGCAGGGGAGCAATGTCTATGCTACGGTGAGCAAGGGCTATCGTGCAGGCGGTTATAATATCCAGATGTTCAGTGACATCTTGCAGACCGAACTGAATGCTAACCGTCAGCATGCGATGCGAGGCAATTATGACGTTCCTCATACCGATGAAGATTATGATAGAGTGAACCAGACTATTGCCTTTAAACCGGAAACCTCATGGAATTATGAGGTTGGAACGCATCTCAATCTTTTTGATCATCGTCTTCATTTCGATTTGAGTGCCTTCTATATGCAGGTTCGCAATCAGCAACTCTCTGTGATGGCAGGAACCTATGGCTTTGGCCGAATGATGGTTAATGCAGGTAAGAGTCACAGTTGTGGTATTGAAGCCGCGCTCAAGGGTCAGGCTTTCGACGGTGCTTTTGATTGGGGTGTAAACTATGGCTTTACACGCGCCGTATTTGATGAATATACTGATGGCGAGGGTGATAAGGCTGTGAATTATAAGGACAAGAAGGTTCCTTATGTTCCTCAGCATACGATAGCAGCCATGGCTGACTATCATTTAGGACAGTTTACCTTCGGATTGAACATGAATGCGCAGGGCAAGACTTATTGGGATAATGCCAATACCTACAGCCAGAAGATGTATTTCGTGATGGGTGCGCATTGTGATATTGATTTCAGCAAGATGAGCATCAGTATCTGGGGAAAGAACCTCACAGATACTAATTATAATACCTTTGCTGTTGATAATGCAGCAACAGGAAAGAAACTGTATTTTGCCCAGCGTGGCAATCCTTTCCAATGTGGTGTTGATCTGAAATTCCACTTTTAG